The following proteins come from a genomic window of Nostoc sp. ATCC 53789:
- a CDS encoding 2Fe-2S iron-sulfur cluster-binding protein, whose translation MASYQVRLINKKEDIDTTIEVDEETTILEAAEENGIELPFSCHAGSCSSCVGKVVEGEVNQDDQNFLDDDQVSKGYALLCVTYPRSNCTIKTHQEAYLV comes from the coding sequence ATGGCTTCCTACCAAGTTAGATTAATCAACAAAAAAGAAGACATCGACACCACAATTGAAGTTGACGAAGAGACGACAATCTTGGAAGCAGCAGAAGAGAATGGTATTGAGTTGCCCTTTTCATGTCATGCAGGTTCCTGCTCTAGCTGTGTTGGTAAAGTTGTCGAAGGTGAAGTTAATCAAGACGATCAAAACTTTTTAGATGATGATCAGGTTTCTAAAGGATACGCTCTACTTTGTGTAACTTATCCTCGTTCTAATTGCACAATCAAAACACATCAAGAAGCGTATCTCGTATAA
- a CDS encoding HesA/MoeB/ThiF family protein, with product MVNLTPTELERYRRQMMLPNFGETAQKRLKSATVLVTGVGGLGGTAALYLAVAGVGRLILVRGGDLRLDDMNRQVLMTDDWVGKPRVFKAKETLDAINPDVQVEIVHDYITPENVDSLVQSADMALDCAHNFTERNLLNEACVRSRKPMVEAAMNGMEAYLTTIIPGVTPCLSCLFPEKPEWDQRGFSVLGAVSGTLACLTALEAIKLITGFSQPLLSQLLTIDLNRMEFAKRRSHRDRSCPVCGNSAPWRHAQSNSMEPTATGIAQNT from the coding sequence TTGGTTAACCTAACGCCTACCGAATTAGAACGCTATCGTCGCCAAATGATGCTTCCGAATTTTGGCGAAACAGCACAGAAACGCCTGAAGTCAGCGACAGTTTTGGTTACAGGTGTGGGGGGATTAGGCGGTACGGCGGCGCTTTACTTAGCAGTAGCGGGCGTTGGGCGGCTAATCCTAGTCCGGGGTGGTGACTTGCGGCTAGATGATATGAATCGTCAGGTTCTTATGACTGATGATTGGGTAGGTAAGCCAAGGGTATTCAAAGCTAAAGAAACTCTGGATGCGATTAATCCTGATGTCCAAGTGGAAATTGTTCATGATTACATCACCCCGGAAAATGTAGATTCGTTAGTGCAGTCGGCTGATATGGCTCTTGATTGCGCCCACAATTTTACAGAGCGCAATTTGTTAAATGAAGCCTGTGTGCGATCGCGTAAGCCAATGGTGGAAGCTGCAATGAATGGGATGGAGGCTTACCTGACAACGATTATTCCTGGTGTGACTCCTTGTTTGTCTTGTCTGTTTCCAGAAAAGCCTGAGTGGGATCAGCGCGGCTTTTCAGTTCTAGGCGCTGTTTCTGGAACACTAGCTTGTTTAACCGCTTTGGAAGCTATCAAGTTGATCACCGGGTTTAGTCAGCCTCTATTATCGCAATTGCTGACAATCGACCTAAATCGGATGGAATTTGCTAAACGCCGTTCTCACCGCGATCGCTCTTGTCCAGTATGCGGCAATAGTGCGCCTTGGAGACACGCGCAATCCAATTCGATGGAACCCACAGCCACAGGTATTGCACAAAATACTTAA
- a CDS encoding iron-sulfur cluster assembly accessory protein, producing the protein MAVILSEKAEFHLRAFLKGSAPDADGATKGVRISVKDGGCSGYEYAIDITSKPQPDDLVSHQGKVVVYVDAKSAPLLDGVIVDFVEGVMESGFKFINPNATDTCGCGKSFKTDDGTPTGVPCS; encoded by the coding sequence ATGGCCGTTATCTTATCAGAAAAAGCAGAATTCCATCTGCGAGCATTCCTCAAAGGTTCAGCACCCGACGCTGATGGCGCAACTAAAGGTGTCCGCATCTCGGTAAAAGATGGTGGTTGCAGTGGCTATGAATATGCGATCGATATCACCAGCAAACCTCAACCAGATGATTTGGTAAGTCACCAAGGCAAAGTGGTAGTTTACGTTGATGCCAAAAGTGCGCCGTTATTAGACGGAGTTATCGTTGACTTCGTTGAGGGAGTGATGGAAAGCGGTTTTAAATTCATCAACCCCAATGCAACTGATACCTGCGGTTGTGGAAAGTCCTTCAAAACAGACGATGGTACGCCTACTGGTGTACCTTGCAGCTAA